One window of the Spea bombifrons isolate aSpeBom1 chromosome 8, aSpeBom1.2.pri, whole genome shotgun sequence genome contains the following:
- the LOC128503922 gene encoding olfactory receptor 5V1-like yields the protein MVERPALRNGSRITHFTFAGVSQFPETQALVFAFVLIVYLATLGGNGTIVLLIFLDPLLHTPMYFFLCNLSCVDVMYTTVTLHRILYTFISGDSAISFPECFVQLYFFMSLVGIELLILTAMSYDRYVAICNPLRYPVVMNSKACAALGATCWVLGFLDTVPFTYIVHGFSCYVSNTINHFFCDLLALMKLSCSDTSLLEHTILTEAAFSGLTPFVLTSASYVCIIRTILGIQTATGRRKAFYTCSSHLAVVVLFYVTLSCLYLRPTAMFSLDSDKLLSLVYTAVVPMFNPLIYSLKNKDVNAALKGLVKRYEMLMVAMETRNKHIEEAEIKRRDSVDRTVAAMERTKIFVSRMFCSLSGGNGKA from the exons ATGGTAGAACGGCCGGCTCTGAGGAACGGTTCTAGAATCACGCATTTCACTTTCGCCGGCGTTTCACAATTCCCCGAAACGCAGGCACTCGTCTTCGCCTTCGTGTTAATCGTTTACTTGGCGACCCTCGGAGGGAACGGAACCATCGTGCTCCTGATCTTCCTGGACCCCCTGCTTCACACGCCTATGTACTTCTTCCTGTGCAACTTGTCCTGCGTGGACGTCATGTACACCACGGTGACGCTCCACCGCATCCTCTACACGTTTATCTCCGGAGACAGCGCCATTTCATTCCCGGAGTGCTTCGTGCAGCTGTACTTCTTCATGTCCTTGGTGGGCATCGAACTGTTGATCTTGACGGCCATGAGCTACGACCGCTACGTGGCCATCTGCAACCCGCTGCGTTACCCCGTCGTGATGAACTCCAAAGCCTGCGCGGCCCTGGGCGCAACGTGTTGGGTGCTGGGCTTCTTGGACACGGTCCCTTTCACTTACATAGTCCATGGCTTCTCCTGCTACGTTTCCAACACCATCAACCACTTCTTCTGCGACCTTCTGGCCCTCATGAAGCTTTCGTGCAGCGACACCTCGCTCCTGGAACACACGATTCTAACGGAAGCCGCGTTTTCCGGGCTCACTCCGTTCGTGCTCACGTCGGCTTCGTACGTCTGCATCATCAGGACGATCCTGGGCATCCAAACCGCCACGGGGAGACGCAAGGCCTTCTACACGTGCTCCTCTCACCTTGCGGTGGTCGTTCTCTTCTACGTCACGCTCTCCTGCTTGTATCTCAGGCCCACGGCCATGTTCTCCTTGGACTCGGACAAGCTGCTTTCGCTGGTGTACACGGCTGTCGTGCCCATGTTCAACCCGTTGATTTACAGCTTGAAAAATAAGGACGTGAACGCTGCGTTAAAAGGCTTGGTAAAGCGATACGAGATGCTAATG gttgccatggaaacaagaaataaacacataGAAGAAGCTGAAATAAAACGGCGAGATTCTGTAGATAGAACGGTGGCAGCGATGGAACGGACGAAGATTTTCGTTTCGCGCATGTTCTGTTCGTTATCGGGAGGAAACGGCAAAGCTTga